Proteins encoded in a region of the Antedon mediterranea chromosome 2, ecAntMedi1.1, whole genome shotgun sequence genome:
- the LOC140039290 gene encoding galanin receptor type 2-like yields the protein MARVIETLHPAFIIIGIIGILGNTLVLYVLRSVRSLQTNTNVLILNQSIIDLCTCVVFLMYYMSSPLVFDNTSTTTSIFCFFWESGYMYWSLSFASTANLICLNLQRYVSVLHSIKYKNSFTVKKARIVLAVPWLYGFIFLLYYGLSNEVNEKKVCVPIRSATASKIWGIAVFISQCAIPIICISIVYIRIVLFLRCHRVVSRSNIGIGNTNGIGMAASKRRANVVKTLFLICGCYCICWTPNQLYYLYINIGEIEDYKKSTFFQVTLILVNFNACINPIIYTCNYSQFKQGLAKSFKKSCCFGSNVNDNPANANSAMARNDNNPISTIFH from the coding sequence ATGGCCCGAGTAATAGAAACACTACATCCCGCCTTCATAATTATTGGTATAATTGGAATTTTGGGAAACACACTTGTCTTATACGTCTTAAGAAGCGTACGATCTCTACAAACCAATACTAACGTACTTATcctcaatcaatcaataattgaTCTATGCACATGCGTAGTATTTTTAATGTACTATATGAGTTCTCCATTAGTATTTGATAACACATCAACCACCACAAGCATCTTTTGCTTCTTTTGGGAGTCTGGTTATATGTACTGGTCTTTGTCATTTGCGTCGACAGCAAATTTAATATGCTTAAACCTTCAACGGTATGTTTCCGTTTTGCATTcgataaaatacaaaaacagttTTACTGTGAAAAAAGCGCGTATAGTTCTCGCTGTACCTTGGCTTTACggattcatatttttattatattatggcCTTTCGAATGAAGTGAATGAAAAAAAGGTTTGTGTACCAATTCGCTCAGCCACTGCTTCAAAGATATGGGGAATAGCTGTATTTATTTCTCAATGCGCGATTCCAATAATCTGTATATCTATCGTATATATAAGAATTGTTCTATTTCTACGATGTCACCGTGTTGTGTCTCGTTCTAACATAGGAATCGGAAATACAAACGGCATTGGAATGGCGGCATCCAAAAGGCGCGCGAATGTTGTAAAAACACTTTTTCTCATATGTGGCTGTTACTGTATATGTTGGACTCCAAACCAACTGtactatctatatataaatatcgGCGAAATTGAAGACTATAAAAAAAGTACATTTTTCCAAGTAACCCTTATTCTTGTTAATTTTAATGCCTGTATCAATCCTATAATTTATACGTGTAATTACAGCCAATTCAAACAAGGCCTTGCAAAATCATTTAAGAAATCGTGCTGTTTTGGTAGTAATGTTAATGATAATCCAGCGAATGCAAACAGTGCGATGGCAAGAAACGATAACAACCCAATTTCAACAATATTCCATTGA